The genome window CGCGCCCCGTGATGCGCGCCGTCCCCTCCTCGATGCGCACGTTCGTGCGAAGCGTGGCGATCCGGGATCGGCGGTCGTACGAGGCTTCCTGTCCCCACATGCGGGTCGTCCCGTCCACGATCCGCACGTTGCCCCGGAAGAGCACGAGCTCGCGGTTCCTGTAGATCACGGCCGAGTCCCCCGTCACGGTCGTGGTGCCGTGGACCACGGTGGGGCGGATCGCGGTGTACACGTTCTCGCCGGCCGCCGCCGAGCCCTCGAGCCGGTCCGCTTCCAGGTGATAGGGCTCGCCGTCGCTCCGGTCGACCGGGTCCTGCCCGGCGGCGGGAACCGCGAGGGAGACGAGGGCGACCCCGACGAGCGCGGCCGCCGCCCACGGAAGGGCGAGCCTAGAGCGCACGGGGGACCTCGGCCCCGAGGAGCGGAAGCGCCTCCCCGATGAGATAGAGGGATCCCGTCAGGACCACCGCTCCTCCGGCGCGGAGCGCCCACTCACGGGCGGACTCGAACGCCCGCTCCGGGTCCGGCACCACCACGCATTCGACGTGCGCCGCGGGAGCGGCCGCGAGAAGCTCCTCGGGAGGAGTCGCCCGCTCGCCCGAGGAACGCGTCAGGACGAGGCGCGACGCGCTCCTTCCGAGCGCGCGGAGGATGGCCTCGTGCGCCTTGTCCCGGGAGAGACCCGCCACGAACACCACCGGCTTCCCCGGCCAGAGCTCCGTCACGGTCTCCGCCAGCGCGGCCGCGCCCTCCGCGTTGTGCGCGGCGTCCACCAGCACGGGAGGGTCGCCCGGGAGCACCTCGGCGCGGGCGGGCCAGCGCGTGACGGCGATTCCCCGCTCGATCGACCGCGCGATCTCCTCCCTCGGGAGTTCCTCCAGGTAGAGCTCCGCCGCGAGCGCGGCGAGCGCCGCGTTCCTCGCCTGGTGCCGTCCCACGAGCGGCGTCCGGAGCGCGCCCTGGAACGAGCGCGTCCGGAGCCGAAAGCTCGTCCCCGTGGGATCGGTGCCGAGCACGCGCACGCTCGCCTCGTCACCCAGCATGGAAACGCGCGAGCTCCGCTCGGCCGCGATCTCGAGGATGGCATCTCGCGCGTCTCCCGGAGCCACGCCGAGCGCGAGGCGGCCGTTCTCCTTCACGATTCCTGCCTTCTCGACCGCGATTCGCCGCAGCGTGTGGCCGAGGATCTCCGTGTGGTCGCTCGCGATCGTGGTGATCACCGAGACGCGCGGCGTGAGCACGTTCGTCGCGTCGAGGCGTCCGCCAAGGCCGACCTCGACCACGGCGACGTCCACCCCGGAACGCGCGAAGTGGTCGAAGCCGAGCGCGGTGGCCGCCTCGAAGAAGGACGGCTTCTCCGTTTCGAATCGCGGCCACCACGTCGCGAGGAGCGCGTCGAGCTCGTGGCTGCCGATCTCGGCGCCGTCCACCCGGATCCGCTCCTCGAACCGGACCAGGTGAGGCGAGGTGTAGAGAC of Candidatus Eisenbacteria bacterium contains these proteins:
- a CDS encoding Mur ligase family protein, which translates into the protein MTMAAGVTLRGRLDELYRFERSAMRPGLAGVERLLELGGRPDRAFPSVLIAGTNGKGSVAAHLASILRSAGLRTGLYTSPHLVRFEERIRVDGAEIGSHELDALLATWWPRFETEKPSFFEAATALGFDHFARSGVDVAVVEVGLGGRLDATNVLTPRVSVITTIASDHTEILGHTLRRIAVEKAGIVKENGRLALGVAPGDARDAILEIAAERSSRVSMLGDEASVRVLGTDPTGTSFRLRTRSFQGALRTPLVGRHQARNAALAALAAELYLEELPREEIARSIERGIAVTRWPARAEVLPGDPPVLVDAAHNAEGAAALAETVTELWPGKPVVFVAGLSRDKAHEAILRALGRSASRLVLTRSSGERATPPEELLAAAPAAHVECVVVPDPERAFESAREWALRAGGAVVLTGSLYLIGEALPLLGAEVPRAL